A genomic region of Alistipes megaguti contains the following coding sequences:
- the xylE gene encoding D-xylose transporter XylE translates to MTSTHSNGSRTYLFSIVLVAIIGGLLFGYDTAVISGAEQALDQFFRTATDFTYTSWLHGFTASSALVGCVIGGAISGVLASRLGRKRSLIVAAILFFLSAVGSWWPESGILPYGEASLPLLVLFNIYRIIGGVGVGLASALCPMYIAEISPARIRGTLVSCNQFAIIFGMLVVYFVNYLIRNNLGETAEAIQTAMVEIGWRRMFLSEAYPAGAFLLLILLVPETPRFLALKGKDAKAFAVLERINGTAEARTVLAEIKSTVHERRERLFSYGTTVIIIGILLSFFQQAIGINVVLYYAPRIFANMGFSGDASMLQTVVMGVVNILFTVVAIFTVDRVGRKPLLMIGSTGMMIGMAALAALSFTDSIGIAALIFIILYTASFMMSWGPICWVLISEIFPNTIRSQAVAIAVAAQWISNFLVSATFPSLCGWSVGGTYCIYALMSLLSALFVWRWVPETKGKTLEQMSALWRRS, encoded by the coding sequence ATGACTTCAACCCATTCAAACGGCAGCCGCACCTACCTCTTTTCGATCGTCCTGGTGGCGATCATCGGAGGATTGCTTTTCGGTTACGATACGGCGGTGATCTCGGGTGCCGAGCAGGCGCTTGACCAGTTCTTCCGCACGGCAACCGATTTCACCTATACCTCGTGGCTGCACGGCTTCACGGCCTCGAGCGCCCTGGTCGGCTGCGTCATCGGCGGTGCGATCTCGGGCGTGCTGGCTTCGCGCCTGGGCCGCAAGCGTTCGCTGATCGTGGCGGCCATCCTCTTCTTCCTCTCGGCCGTAGGGTCGTGGTGGCCCGAGAGCGGGATCCTGCCCTACGGCGAGGCTTCGCTGCCGCTGCTCGTCTTGTTCAACATCTACCGCATCATCGGAGGTGTGGGTGTCGGGCTGGCTTCGGCCCTCTGCCCGATGTACATCGCCGAGATCTCACCGGCCCGGATCCGCGGAACCCTCGTCTCGTGCAACCAGTTCGCCATCATCTTCGGCATGCTGGTGGTCTATTTCGTCAACTACCTGATCCGCAACAACCTCGGCGAGACGGCTGAAGCGATCCAGACAGCCATGGTCGAGATTGGCTGGCGGCGGATGTTCCTCTCGGAGGCCTATCCTGCGGGGGCATTCCTGCTGCTGATCCTGCTCGTTCCGGAGACGCCGCGCTTCCTGGCCCTCAAGGGCAAGGACGCGAAGGCCTTCGCGGTGCTCGAACGCATCAACGGCACGGCCGAGGCCCGTACGGTCCTTGCCGAGATCAAATCCACGGTCCACGAACGGCGCGAACGCCTCTTCTCCTACGGCACGACGGTCATCATCATCGGCATCCTGCTGTCGTTCTTCCAGCAGGCCATCGGCATCAACGTCGTCCTCTATTATGCACCGCGGATCTTCGCCAACATGGGCTTTTCGGGGGATGCCTCGATGCTGCAGACCGTTGTCATGGGGGTGGTCAACATTCTCTTCACGGTGGTGGCGATCTTCACGGTTGACCGTGTGGGGCGCAAGCCGCTGCTGATGATCGGTTCGACGGGGATGATGATCGGCATGGCGGCCCTGGCCGCTCTGTCGTTCACCGATTCGATCGGTATTGCGGCCCTGATTTTTATCATTCTCTATACGGCATCATTCATGATGTCGTGGGGCCCGATCTGCTGGGTGCTCATTTCGGAGATCTTCCCCAATACGATCCGCTCGCAGGCGGTGGCCATTGCCGTGGCGGCACAGTGGATCTCGAATTTTCTGGTTTCGGCGACCTTCCCCTCGCTGTGCGGCTGGAGTGTCGGCGGCACCTACTGCATCTACGCGCTGATGTCGCTCCTGTCGGCCCTCTTCGTATGGCGCTGGGTTCCCGAAACCAAGGGCAAGACCCTCGAACAGATGTCGGCTCTCTGGCGCCGATCCTGA
- a CDS encoding outer membrane beta-barrel family protein — protein MKNTLLYTLLIPVAILLAFAPAEAQTITPSDGVIRGRLVDASDAPVAGAAVVLFNLDSVYLDAVASGADGRFELRSAVRPYRLQIQHLAYKMHAIESDRADLGTIRLEEETTKVDAVVVQGERPVVKVEQGRLSYDLGRLIEGQAVNNAYEALTRLPGVTEQEGALTLAGASSVTVILNGRPSTMTAEQLATLLRSTPIDRVEKAEVMYSTPPQYHVRGAAINVVLRRSHETAFSGEVHANYTNRWYDTYDAGGNFVLTSPRWSADVTYSAARSKELSSFDLRSLHTFEERQYDIRQDEWMTDEGWSHQLRAAVEYAPKQRGRLSAAYTASFSPNTDGLSHSTGSYVESLSKVRSDRSLHNLALRYISAFGLDLGLDYTHYNNPEQSRLENRYTDREATAFDVGSGQRIDRLNVTADERHTFTSGWELTAGGAFAFARSHDWQHYTVLEGAPATSDTDARLDEYTGNLYAGFGRQFGHVSFSASLAGEYYRLGDYENWSLYPQASLNWMPSERHILQLNFSSDKAYPSYWEMQGAVSYIDGYSEIHGTSGLRPSRSYEAQAVYIYRQKYIFVLFWNERPDYFVQAAWQASDRLALIYQSLNWNFNRQWGANAVLPLRIGQWLDSRLTLTGMRMRQRCDRFHDMSFDRSKWVGIARLMNTLHLSRKPAIDLEVNGFFQSGAIQGTFDIEPLGSADAALKWSFDRGRATLSVRCNDLFDSGTPNTKVRYRGQWLDMGALRHMRTTTVHFSYRFGGYKERRHQKVDTSRFGH, from the coding sequence ATGAAGAATACCTTACTGTACACACTCCTGATTCCGGTGGCGATCCTGCTGGCATTCGCCCCCGCCGAAGCCCAAACCATCACCCCTTCCGACGGCGTGATCCGCGGTCGCCTGGTCGATGCGTCGGATGCCCCGGTCGCCGGAGCGGCCGTCGTGCTGTTCAACCTCGACTCGGTCTATCTGGATGCCGTCGCCTCGGGGGCGGACGGACGGTTCGAGCTCCGCTCCGCCGTGCGTCCCTACCGGTTGCAGATTCAGCACCTCGCCTACAAAATGCACGCGATCGAGTCCGACCGGGCGGATCTGGGCACGATCCGACTCGAAGAGGAGACCACGAAGGTCGATGCCGTAGTGGTCCAGGGCGAGCGTCCCGTCGTGAAGGTTGAGCAGGGACGGCTCTCGTACGACCTCGGACGGCTGATCGAAGGACAGGCCGTCAACAACGCCTATGAGGCCCTGACGCGGTTGCCGGGTGTTACGGAGCAGGAGGGTGCACTGACCCTGGCCGGAGCCTCGTCCGTCACGGTGATCCTGAACGGACGCCCCTCGACGATGACCGCCGAGCAGCTGGCCACGCTGCTGCGTTCGACGCCGATCGACCGGGTGGAAAAGGCCGAGGTGATGTACAGCACCCCGCCGCAGTACCACGTCCGCGGGGCGGCGATCAACGTCGTGTTGCGCCGCAGCCACGAGACGGCCTTCTCGGGCGAAGTCCACGCCAACTACACGAACCGCTGGTACGATACCTACGATGCCGGAGGGAATTTCGTCCTCACGTCGCCCCGATGGTCGGCCGACGTCACCTACTCGGCCGCCCGGAGCAAGGAGCTGTCGAGTTTCGACCTGCGTTCGCTGCACACCTTCGAGGAGCGGCAGTACGACATTCGGCAGGATGAATGGATGACTGACGAGGGGTGGAGCCATCAGCTCCGGGCTGCCGTCGAGTATGCTCCGAAGCAGCGGGGACGCCTGAGCGCCGCCTACACCGCCTCCTTCTCACCCAATACCGACGGCCTCTCCCATTCGACGGGATCTTACGTCGAATCCCTCTCGAAGGTACGGAGCGACCGGTCGCTGCACAATCTCGCGCTGCGCTACATCTCGGCATTCGGGCTCGATCTGGGGCTCGACTACACCCATTACAACAACCCCGAACAGTCGCGGCTCGAAAACCGCTATACCGACCGGGAGGCGACGGCCTTCGACGTCGGCTCGGGGCAGCGCATCGACCGGCTGAACGTGACGGCCGACGAGCGGCACACCTTCACGTCGGGCTGGGAACTGACGGCCGGCGGGGCCTTTGCCTTTGCCCGTTCGCACGACTGGCAGCATTACACCGTTCTGGAAGGTGCGCCCGCAACCTCGGACACCGACGCACGCCTCGACGAATATACCGGAAATCTCTATGCCGGCTTCGGACGGCAGTTCGGACACGTGAGCTTCTCGGCCTCGCTCGCCGGGGAGTATTACCGGCTGGGCGACTACGAGAACTGGTCGTTGTATCCGCAGGCGTCGCTGAACTGGATGCCCTCCGAACGGCATATCCTCCAGCTGAACTTCTCGTCGGACAAGGCGTATCCCTCGTATTGGGAGATGCAGGGGGCCGTCTCCTACATCGACGGCTATTCGGAGATCCACGGCACGTCGGGACTCCGCCCCTCGCGCAGCTATGAGGCGCAGGCCGTCTACATCTACCGCCAGAAATACATCTTCGTCCTCTTCTGGAACGAACGCCCCGACTACTTCGTGCAGGCCGCCTGGCAGGCCTCCGACCGACTGGCGCTGATCTACCAGTCGCTCAACTGGAACTTCAACCGGCAGTGGGGTGCCAATGCCGTCCTCCCGCTGCGGATCGGACAATGGCTCGACTCGCGGCTGACACTTACGGGGATGCGGATGCGGCAACGATGTGATCGGTTCCACGACATGTCGTTCGACCGCTCGAAATGGGTCGGCATCGCACGGCTCATGAACACCCTCCACCTGAGCCGCAAACCCGCCATCGACCTCGAGGTGAACGGATTCTTCCAGTCGGGGGCCATTCAGGGGACCTTCGACATCGAGCCCCTCGGATCGGCCGATGCCGCCCTGAAATGGAGCTTCGACCGGGGCCGCGCGACACTTTCGGTCCGCTGCAACGACCTCTTCGACAGCGGCACGCCCAACACAAAGGTCCGCTACCGCGGGCAGTGGCTCGACATGGGAGCGCTTCGTCACATGCGCACCACGACCGTCCACTTCTCCTACCGTTTCGGCGGCTACAAGGAGCGCAGGCACCAGAAGGTCGACACCTCGCGATTCGGGCATTGA
- a CDS encoding DUF5036 family protein: MMRSVFLPILVSAFVMTAASCSKDETPGDPEGTAILNMYNEQNGKTILDDSDIYINDAGNFISPSSCQLFMLGARSGLGAVDVSTLQNPAPEVAVMKGYGYVAVRGVTGRVFPSHNVALPLDPDLNVNYLKFYVMDNIEDAERGTLGAVVKFVIEKPRNYWLPEWNSTPYRLDYSSKSLGEEVSVPLPDENFEVELDSNNDLTCEKQGRNLVFKLLDWPLYDSGYYTLRLRVGESYTQVRMEVIH, from the coding sequence ATGATGAGAAGCGTGTTTTTACCGATCCTCGTGTCGGCATTTGTGATGACGGCGGCCTCGTGTTCGAAGGATGAAACCCCGGGAGATCCCGAGGGAACTGCCATACTGAACATGTACAACGAGCAGAACGGAAAGACGATCCTGGACGATTCGGACATCTATATCAACGATGCCGGGAACTTCATCAGCCCGTCGAGTTGCCAACTCTTCATGCTGGGTGCCCGCTCGGGTCTCGGGGCCGTAGATGTCTCGACGCTGCAGAATCCCGCGCCGGAGGTGGCAGTGATGAAGGGTTACGGCTATGTGGCCGTGCGGGGCGTTACGGGGCGCGTATTCCCGTCGCACAACGTGGCACTGCCGCTCGATCCCGACCTCAACGTGAATTACCTCAAATTCTACGTCATGGACAACATCGAGGATGCCGAGCGCGGGACGCTGGGCGCCGTAGTGAAATTCGTCATCGAAAAACCCCGCAATTACTGGTTGCCCGAATGGAACTCGACGCCCTACCGGTTGGATTACTCCTCGAAGAGTCTTGGTGAGGAGGTCTCGGTACCGCTGCCCGACGAGAACTTCGAGGTCGAACTCGATAGTAACAACGACCTGACGTGCGAGAAGCAGGGCCGTAACCTGGTCTTCAAACTGCTCGACTGGCCGTTGTATGACTCCGGCTATTACACCCTGCGGCTGCGTGTGGGCGAGAGCTATACGCAGGTTCGCATGGAGGTGATTCATTGA
- a CDS encoding lipopolysaccharide assembly protein LapB: MSGRGLAGWMLIVAALAATACTTPRKKAEWKVDNFLAVEHPDSARRLLRQIDPERLSRDDRARWTLISGLAEVASGDTLAGQQHLMRGIGYFDRHGSAGERAVAWYTYAQAHVTTGNLEEGIRGYTQAAILAEKALAAGQSDDSLRRGTETLLVAVYHTLGLLYFKQGYDAVEPFAKAVEAARANGNTEQEGYSRFMLASSYCANGDYTKAVETLEPLVEAADTIQFRYFAQQIRLQNLIFHTYLDDWTPEQLLEARKGIDLEVIRRAPLSYGSASSEDTGRSFYDVASAIIFQRDGQLDSARRYIEESLADRDTFHQGDVGLFDLAAEIYHDQGDDARAYDYMRRYVTVKDSLFEVQRGAQVAELERRFRTANEVALREASLRYRVWITVLAAALVVVAAGTVVVAYRRKLRRRDEQLSESLALVDSYRESHDSLTSRLDASNAREAAVKRVLEGRMAAVRDIAATYYTYGEGERLMSKMRELALSPAMLADVVDMADLYSDRAVTLLREQFPGWTERNYDFAALVIAGFSPQEICVMLDMSLNGVYTLKSKLKRRITDSSAADRDRLLGFFT, encoded by the coding sequence ATGAGCGGAAGAGGACTGGCAGGGTGGATGCTGATCGTCGCGGCACTCGCGGCCACGGCCTGCACGACGCCCCGGAAAAAGGCGGAGTGGAAGGTCGACAACTTTCTGGCAGTCGAACACCCCGACAGTGCACGGCGGCTTCTCCGGCAGATCGATCCCGAACGGCTCAGCCGCGACGACCGGGCCCGATGGACGCTGATCTCGGGACTGGCGGAGGTTGCATCGGGCGATACGCTGGCGGGGCAGCAGCATCTCATGCGGGGAATCGGCTATTTCGACCGTCACGGTTCGGCGGGCGAACGGGCCGTGGCGTGGTACACCTACGCCCAGGCGCACGTCACGACAGGCAACCTGGAGGAGGGAATCCGGGGCTACACGCAGGCAGCGATTCTGGCCGAGAAGGCTCTGGCTGCCGGACAGTCCGACGATTCGCTGCGGCGGGGGACCGAGACGCTGCTCGTGGCCGTCTACCACACGCTGGGACTGCTCTATTTCAAACAGGGATACGATGCCGTGGAGCCCTTCGCGAAGGCCGTCGAGGCCGCCCGTGCCAACGGCAACACGGAGCAGGAGGGATACAGCCGATTCATGCTGGCCTCGTCGTACTGTGCCAACGGGGATTACACGAAGGCCGTCGAGACACTCGAGCCGCTGGTCGAGGCGGCCGACACCATTCAGTTTCGCTACTTCGCCCAGCAAATCCGCCTGCAGAATCTCATCTTCCACACCTATCTCGACGACTGGACCCCCGAGCAGCTGCTGGAGGCCCGCAAGGGGATCGATCTTGAGGTGATCCGCCGTGCGCCGCTTTCGTACGGCTCGGCCTCGTCGGAGGATACCGGGAGGTCGTTCTACGACGTGGCCTCGGCCATCATCTTCCAGCGCGACGGCCAGCTCGATTCGGCCCGCCGCTATATCGAAGAATCGCTGGCCGACCGGGATACGTTCCATCAGGGAGATGTCGGGCTGTTCGACCTGGCTGCCGAGATCTACCACGACCAGGGCGACGACGCCCGGGCCTACGACTACATGAGACGGTATGTCACGGTGAAGGATTCGCTCTTCGAGGTGCAGCGCGGGGCGCAGGTGGCCGAACTCGAACGACGGTTCCGCACGGCCAACGAGGTGGCGCTGCGCGAGGCATCGCTGCGCTACCGGGTATGGATTACGGTGCTGGCGGCGGCGTTGGTCGTCGTGGCGGCCGGAACGGTCGTCGTGGCCTACCGCCGCAAATTGCGCCGCCGCGACGAGCAGCTCAGCGAGTCGCTGGCCCTCGTCGACTCCTACCGCGAGTCGCACGACAGCCTCACCTCACGACTCGACGCCTCCAATGCCCGCGAGGCGGCCGTAAAGCGCGTTCTGGAGGGCCGCATGGCCGCCGTGCGCGACATTGCCGCCACGTACTACACCTACGGCGAAGGTGAACGCCTGATGTCCAAAATGCGCGAACTGGCGCTGAGCCCCGCCATGCTGGCCGACGTGGTCGATATGGCTGACCTCTACAGCGACCGGGCCGTCACGCTTCTGCGCGAACAGTTTCCCGGCTGGACGGAGCGGAACTACGACTTCGCGGCGCTGGTCATTGCCGGATTCTCGCCGCAGGAGATCTGCGTCATGCTCGACATGTCGCTCAACGGCGTCTACACCCTCAAGTCGAAACTCAAACGCCGCATTACCGACTCTTCGGCCGCAGACCGCGACCGGCTGCTCGGGTTCTTCACCTGA
- a CDS encoding DUF2284 domain-containing protein produces the protein MNASPEYTSRDYTVSLPADEYIAVYRDARRFAVCCRACPNYGRSWACPPFEFNVEEYLSGYRTALIIATKVTPLQSAMLLSETERLLRPERVRHERMLLDLERRFGGRAFAYAGRCLYCPEGSCTRPEGRPCRHPEWVRPSLEACGFDLGRTTEELMGIPLRWGEGDRMPEYLTLVSGFFHNAGQIDLTKYQQER, from the coding sequence ATGAACGCCTCTCCGGAATACACCTCGCGGGACTACACCGTCTCGCTGCCCGCCGATGAATACATCGCCGTCTATCGCGATGCCCGGCGATTTGCGGTCTGCTGCCGCGCCTGCCCCAACTACGGCCGCAGCTGGGCCTGTCCGCCCTTCGAATTCAACGTCGAAGAGTACCTCTCGGGATACCGCACGGCACTGATCATCGCCACGAAGGTCACGCCGCTACAGAGCGCAATGCTCCTCTCGGAGACCGAACGGCTGCTGCGTCCCGAGCGGGTGCGCCACGAACGGATGCTGCTTGATCTGGAGCGGCGCTTCGGCGGCCGGGCCTTTGCCTACGCCGGGCGGTGTCTCTACTGTCCGGAGGGGAGCTGCACGCGGCCGGAAGGCCGGCCGTGCCGCCATCCGGAGTGGGTGAGGCCCTCGCTCGAAGCGTGCGGGTTCGACCTCGGGCGCACGACAGAGGAGCTGATGGGCATTCCGCTGCGGTGGGGCGAGGGGGACCGGATGCCCGAATATCTGACGCTGGTGAGCGGATTCTTCCACAACGCCGGGCAGATCGATCTGACGAAATATCAGCAGGAGCGATGA
- a CDS encoding DUF362 domain-containing protein: protein MIRKICMLTLLLQFAAAGSGCAASSEKKEGAKAPAKVYMTRDISPEGLRAVYEALGRKASGKKIAVKLSTGEPGGNNYLKPALIGDLVRSTGATIVECNTAYGGGRASTADHLKAAADHGFTAIAPVDIMDAEGEVRLPVEGGRHLAYDIVGSHFMDYDFVVVLSHFKGHAMGGFGGAIKNISIGIASSAGKAWIHSAGKTTDLNKVWGDLPAQDDFLESMAEAAKAIVDHCGDRILYISVMNNLSVDCDYDSNPEPPRMGDIGILASLDPVALDKACVDLVYASEDEGKVHLIERMESRHGIHTLEHAEELGIGSQQYELVDLDKK from the coding sequence ATGATTCGGAAAATCTGTATGTTAACGCTTCTCCTGCAGTTTGCGGCCGCAGGTTCCGGCTGCGCTGCTTCGTCCGAAAAGAAGGAGGGGGCAAAAGCCCCCGCCAAGGTCTACATGACGCGCGATATCTCGCCCGAAGGGCTCAGGGCCGTCTACGAAGCCCTCGGCCGCAAGGCCTCGGGCAAAAAGATCGCCGTGAAACTCTCGACCGGCGAACCCGGCGGCAACAACTACCTCAAACCCGCCCTGATCGGCGATCTCGTCCGTTCGACGGGCGCCACGATCGTCGAGTGCAACACCGCCTACGGCGGAGGCCGCGCCTCGACGGCCGACCATCTGAAGGCCGCCGCCGACCACGGATTCACGGCCATCGCCCCGGTCGACATCATGGATGCCGAAGGTGAGGTGCGGCTGCCCGTCGAAGGGGGCCGACACCTGGCCTACGATATCGTTGGCTCACACTTCATGGACTACGACTTCGTGGTTGTCCTTTCACACTTCAAGGGCCACGCCATGGGCGGGTTCGGCGGCGCCATCAAGAACATCTCGATCGGCATCGCCTCCTCGGCCGGCAAGGCCTGGATTCACTCGGCCGGCAAGACCACCGATCTGAACAAGGTCTGGGGCGATCTGCCCGCGCAGGACGACTTCCTGGAGTCGATGGCCGAGGCCGCCAAGGCCATCGTCGACCACTGCGGCGACCGCATCCTCTACATCAGCGTGATGAACAACCTCTCGGTCGACTGCGACTACGACTCCAATCCCGAACCGCCCCGCATGGGCGACATCGGCATCCTCGCCTCGCTGGATCCCGTAGCGCTGGACAAGGCGTGTGTCGATCTGGTCTATGCCTCGGAGGATGAGGGCAAGGTTCATCTGATCGAGCGCATGGAGTCGCGCCACGGCATCCACACCCTCGAACATGCCGAGGAGCTGGGAATCGGTTCGCAGCAGTACGAACTGGTCGATCTGGACAAAAAGTAG
- a CDS encoding ECF transporter S component, protein MTTNSVTLHSLEYKDARTYWVAALFIVGNIALPQLCHLLPAGGPTLLPIYFFTLVAAYKYGWKVGVLTAVASPLVNALLFAMPAPAMLPAILTKSLLLAAAAGFAARRFGRVSLWMLLAVVLFYQVVGSAAEWAYTGSLAAALQDFRIGIPGMLLQILGGYLFIKYLK, encoded by the coding sequence ATGACAACTAATTCGGTTACACTTCATTCGCTGGAGTACAAGGATGCTCGGACCTATTGGGTCGCAGCATTGTTCATCGTGGGCAACATCGCCCTGCCGCAGTTGTGCCATCTGCTGCCGGCCGGTGGTCCGACGCTGTTGCCGATCTACTTCTTTACGCTCGTGGCCGCCTACAAATACGGCTGGAAGGTCGGCGTACTGACCGCCGTCGCTTCACCGCTGGTCAACGCACTCCTGTTCGCCATGCCCGCACCGGCCATGCTGCCGGCCATCCTCACCAAGTCGCTGCTGCTCGCCGCCGCAGCCGGCTTTGCTGCCCGCCGCTTCGGCCGGGTATCGCTCTGGATGCTACTCGCCGTGGTGCTCTTCTATCAGGTGGTCGGCTCGGCCGCTGAATGGGCCTACACCGGCAGTCTGGCCGCCGCACTGCAGGATTTCCGCATCGGAATCCCCGGCATGCTGCTGCAGATCCTCGGCGGATACCTCTTCATCAAATACCTCAAATAG
- a CDS encoding TonB-dependent receptor → MRRNRAMILLTVCTLLAGVVTARPETEEAPAAEAATRNVPIDSVVVTGTRYAADIRHLPMTVSVVGRPEIEQRQESSLLPLLTEQVPGLFVTSRGVMGYGVSTGAAGGMSLRGLGGGATSQMLVLIDGQPQYMGIFGHPIADACQSMLAERVEVVRGPASVLYGSNAMGGVINIVTRRQAEEGIRTDLNVGYGSWNTLQTEAANRIRKGRFSSVVTASYNRTDGHRADMGFEQYGGFAKLGYKISDHWNAAADVNVTHFNASNPGPVTAPLFDNDSRITRGMTSLALENDYDHTSGALKFYYNWGRHRINDGYEAGEEPQSERFNSRDRLFGVSLYQSLTLWRGGRLTAGVDWQHIVGEAWNRSVADGSESSIVDEREEEVAGYAELRQRAGRFTFDAGVRYDWHTRSGSVWVPQAGVSFEAVRNGVLKASASKGFRNPTIKELYMFGMKNPDLQPESVWNYEVAWSHRPGEGRVSYGVNLFWIEGCNIIQTVRIDGRPKLLNQARVENRGVEAEIAWRISLAWSVDANYSYLWMKYPVLASPEHKLHAGVNYTKKRWTVTAGVQYVEGLYTAVSPDPEIQENFVLLNLRASFRVNRWLTLYARGENLLAQRYEIMAGYPMPRATAWGGVKLNF, encoded by the coding sequence ATGAGACGAAATAGGGCAATGATCCTGCTGACCGTCTGCACATTGCTGGCAGGCGTCGTCACGGCCCGTCCCGAAACGGAGGAGGCACCGGCCGCGGAGGCTGCAACCCGCAACGTGCCGATCGACTCGGTCGTGGTGACCGGGACGCGCTACGCCGCCGATATCCGCCACCTGCCGATGACCGTCTCGGTCGTCGGCCGTCCGGAGATCGAACAGCGTCAGGAATCCTCGCTGCTGCCGCTGCTCACGGAGCAGGTGCCGGGGCTCTTCGTCACGTCGCGCGGCGTGATGGGATACGGGGTCTCGACCGGAGCTGCCGGCGGGATGAGTCTGCGGGGTCTGGGCGGCGGCGCCACGTCGCAGATGCTCGTGCTGATCGACGGCCAGCCCCAGTACATGGGCATCTTCGGCCATCCGATCGCCGACGCCTGCCAGTCGATGCTGGCCGAACGCGTGGAGGTCGTGCGCGGCCCGGCATCGGTGCTCTACGGGTCGAACGCCATGGGCGGTGTGATCAACATCGTCACCCGGCGACAGGCCGAAGAGGGGATCCGCACCGACCTGAATGTCGGTTACGGATCGTGGAACACGCTGCAGACCGAGGCCGCCAACCGCATCCGCAAGGGACGTTTCTCGAGTGTCGTTACGGCCTCGTACAACCGCACGGACGGCCACCGCGCCGACATGGGCTTCGAACAGTACGGCGGATTCGCCAAACTGGGCTACAAGATTTCGGACCACTGGAACGCTGCGGCCGACGTCAACGTCACCCACTTCAACGCCTCGAATCCGGGACCGGTCACGGCGCCGCTCTTCGACAACGATTCGCGCATCACGCGCGGCATGACCTCGCTGGCCCTCGAGAATGACTACGACCACACCTCCGGAGCGCTGAAATTTTACTACAACTGGGGCCGTCACCGCATCAACGACGGATACGAGGCCGGCGAAGAGCCGCAATCCGAGCGTTTCAACTCGCGCGACCGGCTGTTCGGGGTGTCGCTCTACCAGAGTCTGACACTCTGGCGCGGCGGCCGGCTGACGGCCGGTGTCGACTGGCAGCATATCGTCGGCGAGGCCTGGAACCGCTCGGTGGCGGACGGCAGCGAGTCGTCGATCGTCGACGAGCGGGAGGAGGAGGTGGCCGGCTATGCCGAATTGCGGCAGCGGGCCGGGCGCTTCACCTTCGACGCCGGCGTGCGCTACGACTGGCACACGCGCAGCGGTTCGGTCTGGGTGCCGCAGGCCGGCGTCTCGTTCGAGGCCGTGCGCAACGGTGTGCTGAAGGCTTCGGCAAGCAAGGGCTTCCGCAACCCGACGATCAAGGAGCTCTACATGTTCGGCATGAAGAACCCCGATCTGCAGCCCGAGAGCGTCTGGAACTACGAAGTGGCCTGGAGTCACCGCCCGGGTGAAGGGCGCGTGTCGTACGGTGTCAACCTCTTCTGGATCGAGGGATGCAACATCATCCAGACCGTCCGGATCGACGGCCGCCCGAAACTGCTCAACCAAGCGCGGGTCGAGAACCGCGGCGTCGAGGCCGAGATCGCCTGGAGAATCTCTCTCGCGTGGAGTGTCGATGCCAACTACAGCTACCTGTGGATGAAATACCCCGTGCTGGCCTCGCCCGAACACAAGCTCCATGCGGGGGTGAACTACACGAAAAAACGGTGGACGGTAACTGCCGGCGTACAATATGTCGAGGGACTTTACACGGCGGTGAGCCCCGATCCCGAAATTCAGGAAAATTTCGTACTTTTGAACCTCCGGGCCTCGTTCCGCGTCAACCGGTGGCTGACCCTCTATGCCCGCGGAGAGAATCTCCTCGCCCAACGGTATGAGATCATGGCCGGATATCCCATGCCGCGGGCTACGGCCTGGGGCGGCGTCAAGTTGAACTTTTAA
- a CDS encoding DUF1893 domain-containing protein: MKQTQEEDPENRRAIERLYAEGCSCVVRNGEIVRSFHQRGVSDLWRLLHEEPELLRGAFVADKVVGKGAAALMAVGEVRRLYARTVSRPALELLAAAGIPVEYETVAEHIINRAGTGICPVEQLCADARTPEECLPRIGEFIRRMKEQTKTAEHETK, encoded by the coding sequence ATGAAACAGACACAGGAAGAAGATCCAGAGAATCGCCGGGCCATCGAGCGGTTGTATGCCGAAGGGTGCTCGTGTGTGGTCCGCAACGGGGAGATCGTGCGTTCGTTCCACCAGCGCGGAGTAAGCGATCTGTGGCGGCTGCTGCACGAGGAGCCCGAACTGCTGCGCGGGGCCTTTGTCGCCGACAAGGTGGTCGGCAAGGGGGCTGCGGCGCTGATGGCCGTCGGAGAAGTACGGAGGCTCTACGCCCGCACGGTGAGCCGTCCGGCCCTGGAATTGCTCGCCGCGGCCGGCATCCCCGTGGAGTATGAGACCGTCGCAGAGCACATCATCAACCGCGCCGGAACGGGCATCTGCCCCGTCGAGCAGCTCTGTGCCGACGCCCGCACGCCCGAGGAGTGCCTGCCGCGCATCGGGGAGTTTATCCGCCGCATGAAGGAACAGACAAAAACCGCGGAGCATGAGACGAAATAG